A stretch of DNA from Clostridiales bacterium:
GAATTTGTAGGCGCGAAAAAAGAAGATATTACAAAACTTAGAAAAAAATATAACATAAATCCCGCCTATAAAACGGTGGATACTTACGCTTCTAAGTTGGACGCTTACACGCCTTATTATTATTCCGCCTATGACGGAAAAAGTAAATCTCCAAGCGACGATAAGAAAAAAGTCTTGGTATTGGGCTCTGGGCCAATCAGAATAGGCCAAGGCATAGAATTTGACTATTGTTCCGTACATTGCGTTTGGGCCCTAAAAGAAGCGGGTTATGAAACAATCATAGCCAACAGCAATCCTGAAACTGTTTCCACAGACTTTGATACTTCGGATAAACTTTATTTTGAGCCTTTAACGCCCGAGGACATTGAGACCCTTGTGGAAAACGAACAGCCCGACGCGGCTTTGGTGCAATTTGGCGGTCAGACGGCAATAAAACTTACCAAGACTTTGGTTAATTTGGGCGTGCCCATTATGGGGACCAGCGAAAAAAGCATAGACGCCGCAGAAGACCGCGAAAAATTTGACGAGATTTTGGAATCTTGCAATATCCCCCGCCCCAAAGGAATGGCTGTGTTTTCAAAAGCTAAAGCGGTCGCCGCGGCAGAAGCTTTGGGTTATCCGGTTTTGGTAAGGCCTAGTTATGTTTTGGGCGGACAAGGGATGCAAATTTGTTATAACAGCCAAGACGTCAAAGAATTTATGCAGATAATAAACACAGTCAAACAAGAACACCCTGTCTTGGTTGACAAATATCTTATGGGAAGAGAGCTGGAAGTTGACGCTATATGCGACGGCGAAGACATATTGATACCGGGCATTATGGAGCATTTGGAAAGGGCCGGAATTCATAGCGGCGACAGCATCTCCGTTTATCCTACCCAGACTATCCCCGCCCTAATCAAACAAAAAGTCGTGGAATACACCTATAAACTTTCAATGGCGCTTAATGTCATTGGACTTGTGAATATTCAGTTTGTGTATTTTGATAACGAACTTTATGTGATAGAAGTCAACCCCCGCTCGTCAAGAACCGTGCCTTATATAAGCAAAGTAACCAATGTGCCCGTTGTGGACATTGCCACGGCTTGCACAATAGGCAAAAAACTTAAAGACTTGGGCTATGGCACAGGCCTTTATCCCGAAAGCGCTTATTGCGCGGTAAAAGTGCCTGTGTTCTCTTTTGCCAAACTAGGAGGAGTTGAGGTTAGTTTGGGCCCCGAGATGAAGTCAACGGGCGAAGTGTTGGGTATTGACAAAAGCTTTGGCCAGGCGTTATACAAAGGGCTTTTGGCTTCGGGCATAAAAGCGCCCGTAGGCGGCGGCGTTTTGATCACGGTCAATGATCAAGATAAACAAGAAATAGCGCCTGTTGCCGAGGAATTGAGAAAACTAGGCTTTATACTCTACGCCACCAAAGGAACTTCAAAAACGCTTAACGAAAACGGAATACCGACTATAACGGTTGATAAGATTGGGGAAGGCTCTTTTGATATACTTTCCACTCTGGATTCGGGAAAAATCAGCTTGTTAATAAATACGCCAAGCCGCAATAGAAAAACCGAAGTGGACGGACTAAAAATCAGAAGGCGCTGCGTTGAATTATCCATCCCCTGCCTTACTTGCATAGACACTGTCAACGCGCTTATATACGCTCTCAAAATCAACAAGCAAAACCCAGATTTGACAATAGTGGATATAACGCAAATTTAAAAAAATCCCCTTTATTAGAAAGGGGGTTTTTTTATTTATTTTTATCGTCTTTTTGTATATATTTGCATAAATCGCAGCCATGGCATGCCTTGACGCCTTGTTTTTTATTTTTGATTTTATTTTTTACCAGATACGCGATTGCGCCTATTACGGACAAACTTACTAAAACTAATATCACAATATCGGCGGGTGTCATTATTTTTCTCCTATATATTAATCATATGCTATTTAATTAAGTTATAAGCATAACAAGGTTGCCCAAGCCATAAATTAACAGCGATATCAAATAAGCCAAAATTAATTGATAGACCAATATAACCGCTGTCCATTTTTTTGATTTTACTTCTTGGGATATCGCGCCTATTGCCGCAAAACACGGCGGCGCCAAAAGGTTAAAAACCATAAAACAATATACTGCCAAAGGCGAAACAAATATGCCCGCGCTTGTTATCCAAGCCTTGACCTGTTCCATTAAGCCTTCATTTTCCAAAGGGTCGCCCAAGCCCGATAATGTCCCAAATGTGGTGACCACCACTTCTTTGGCCACAAATCCAGACAAAATGGCAAACGCCGCCTGCCAAGTCCCAAAGCCCATAGGTTTAAATATATAGGCGAATATCCCTCCGATATTTGCCATTATGCTGTCGTTTGGATTGGCGACCATTGTAAACGAAAAATTGAATGATTGCAAAAACCAAATAATGACCGACGAAATTAAGATTACAGTTCCCGCTCTTTTTACAAAACTCTTAAATTTATCAAGCAAAATTCTCAATAAAGTTTTGGCATGGGGCGCGCGATACGGGGGCATTTCCATAACAAACGGCGTGTATTGCTTTTTGAATACAAATTTTAGGAAAATAACGCCGGTTATCACCGCCATTGCTATGCCCAAAAAATATATAGAAAAGATAACCAATGTAGCCGTTATGCCCTCAAAAAAGGCCGCGGTTAAAAATGTCCAAATAGGCAGTTTGGCGCCGCAAGACATAAAAGGCGTTACCAAGATAGTCAATCTTCTTTCGTTTTCGTTTTCCAATGTTCTTGCGCCCATAACGGCGGGCACGCTGCAACCAAAACCCATAAGCATGGGCACAAAGGATTTCCCGCTCAAGCCAAATTTCCTAAACGCTCTATCCATAATAAAAGCGGCTCGCGCCATATATCCCGTGGCCTCCAAAATGGATATAAATAAATACATAACTAGGATATATGGCAAAAATCCAAAAACCGCCCCCACGCCGCCATAAATTCCGTCAATTACCAAAGCTATGGCCCAATCAGACGCGTTGACAAAAGACAAAAAACGGGCCAACAGCTTGCCAATCTCGCCTACAACCCATTCTATGCCGTAAGCCGCCAAAGCGCCCGGCATCATTACCGTAACGCCGGCTATTTTAAACTTGCCAAAAACCAAGAAAAAAATTAAAAACATAATACAGAAAAAAATCGGCAAGCCCCAAACCTTATGGGTCAAGACTTTGTCAATTTTTTCTGTTTTGGTAGCTTCTTTGAGTTTTTTGCGGTTTTTTATGGCGCATTGGCAATTTTTGGTTATAAAATCATACCTTAAGTCCGCAACCAGCCCTTCTATGTCTTCATAGTCTTTCTTGATATTATCAATAATATCTAATATAGTCTTTTTAGCGTTATCGTTTATATTTAATGAATCTAAAAGAACTTGGTCTTCTTCCAACAACTTGACAGCGATATAATCCGAACTCGAAATGTTTAAATCGCGCAAAAAGTTAGAAATCTTCATTATGCTGTCGCCCAAAAATGAATGCCTCAATACCGATGCCGCATGTCTTCTTAAAGTTGCGGTCTTATACGCGGCGTCCATTAATTCATTCAAGCCCTTTTTTTTATGCGCCGATATAGGAACAACTTTTACGCCTAAAGCTTTTTCCAATTCCATCGCGTCAAAATTTACATTATCCTTTTCCAAAACATCTATATAATTTAGGGCGATTACTATCGGTGTGTCTATTTCAATTAGCTCGGTTGTAAGATATAAATTTCTGCACAAATTGGTGGCGTCAACTATATTGATAACAATATCGGGTTTTTCATTTTGGATGTAATTTCGCGCGATTATACCTTCGGGAGAATAAGGAGAAGTGGAATAAATGCCCGGCAAATCAACCAAAAGCGCGGTTTGCCCTAATATTTTTTTCTTATAAATGCCTTCTTTTTTCTCAACGGTAACTCCGGGCCAATTTCCTACGCGGGCGTTACTGCCCGTAAGAGCGTTAAATAGCGTAGTCTTGCCGCTGTTGGGATTGCCCGCTATCGCAATTCTTAATGCCATACAAGCTCCATTTAATCAATAATTTCCACAGAAATGTTTTCCGCGTCAGCCTTTCTTATGCTTAAATCATATCCTCTTACGAAGATTTGAATCGGATCGCCCAAAGGCGCGACTCTTCTAAAAAGTATCTCAGCGCCGGGAGTTATTCCCATTTCTAAGAGTTTTCTTTTGAGCATGCCCTTGGCCAATATTTTTTTGACTTTGCAACGCTGCCCTATCTTTAACTGTTCTAAAGTCATAACTATAGCCCCAAAAACATAATGTTAGTCATAACTAACAATCAAATATTTAAAAAACATCCTATATGGATGTTAGTCTAATATAACAATATTATATTAGTTTAAGCAATACATTGTCAAGCTTTTTTTGCTCTCTTTTGTTTTTTTCTGCGCTTTTTCAACAGCTTCAAAATCTGTCCTATATTTTGTCTTGCGCATTCTTCGCCGGCTTTTATCGCCAAATCATTTTGCTTAAATATAAACAAATTTCTGTCTTGCATGTCAGGCGTTAATAAAAGATCGCAAAGATGGCTTATCCGTTTTGTGTTTTCCCAATCCATTAACAAAAAAGTTTGCTCCGCCATTTTTATAATGCCCGAAGGTTTTTGCCCTTTTTTGTATGGGCCTATGGCGTCAACCGCTATAGTTATGTCGGCGCCAAGTTTATAAGCTTGCGGTATAGGAAGCCTATAATGCACGCTTCCGTCCACAAAAAGCCTGCCCTCATACTCAAACGGCTTAAAAACCAAAGGGATTGACATGCTGGCGCGCATGGCTTTCCAAAGCTCGCCCCTTGTTATCATTACGGATTCGCCGCTTATAAGGTCTGTGGCGATTGAGGCGAATTTTATTTTTAGGTCTTCAATCTTTTGGTCGCCAAGATGTTTTATTAAAATGGATTTTATTTTGTTCCCATTGATTAATCCCAATTTTTTTCCCGGCAACAAATCAAAGTCCATTACGGTAGCTTGATTTACCTTGTTGGAAATTTTTATCATTTCATCTATAGAAAAACCCGCGGCGTAAAAACCGCCCACTAACGCGCCCATAGACGAGCCGACAATAATATCGGGCTTTATGTTGTATTCTTCTAGGACTTTTAAAACGCCAATATGACAAAAACCTCGCGCGCCGCCCGCTCCCAAGACTAAAGCCAGTTTTTTATTAAACATATTAATTTGCGCCTTTTCATAAGATATATATTATATTAACAAATTTTTTTTATGTTTACAACAAAAACTAAATTAAGGCCTTTAAGATTGATTTTTTATAAAGCGCATATAATATTGATATTCTTTATATGCGTTATAATCGTATCTATTTTGATTAATCCCGTCAAATACATCCAATCCGCTTTAGACGGGCTTATCGTATGGGCGACGGTAATAGTCCCAGCTGTTTTTCCTTTCTTGTTTTTTTCTTTGGCGTTGATTGAGCTTGGAATGGCGCAAAAGATATCTAAAATATTTTATCCCTTGACATCAAAATTATTTAAGACAGGCGGCGTTTCGGCTTATATTTTTTTTATGAGTTTAATTAGCGGCTATCCAATAGGCGCTAAGCTAATAGAAGATTTTTATAACAAAGGATTTATTGACTCATATGAAGGCG
This window harbors:
- the carB gene encoding carbamoyl-phosphate synthase large subunit, which translates into the protein MPKNKSIKKVLVIGSGPIIIGQAAEFDYAGTQACRALKEEGLKIVLINSNPATIMTDKNIADKVYIEPLTPDFVKKIVLTERPDSVLPSLGGQTGLNLAMELAEEGFWAKENIKLLGTNISAIKMAEDRQEFKDTMLKINEPCIASKVVTRVQDALEFAEEIGYPVIVRPAYTLGGTGGGKANNKEELKEIASNGLRLSRAHQALIEKDITGWKEIEYEAIRDSKDNVIIVCDMENVDPVGVHTGDSIVVAPCQTLSQEQRQMLRTASLKIISALGIEGGCNIQFALRPQSLEYAVIEVNPRVSRSSALASKATGYPIARIATKIAIGYTLDEIQKNSTQSDIEPVMDYLVVKIPKWPFDKFVHANRTLGTQMKATGEIMAISTTFESALMKAVRSLELNLYHLQLSKHAKFTDEQIENMLHEVTDERIFVVAEALRRDIDIEKIAQITKIDRYFLEKINNLILWEKKLKKLKLIDLTADILMRSKQLGFTDKLIGEFVGAKKEDITKLRKKYNINPAYKTVDTYASKLDAYTPYYYSAYDGKSKSPSDDKKKVLVLGSGPIRIGQGIEFDYCSVHCVWALKEAGYETIIANSNPETVSTDFDTSDKLYFEPLTPEDIETLVENEQPDAALVQFGGQTAIKLTKTLVNLGVPIMGTSEKSIDAAEDREKFDEILESCNIPRPKGMAVFSKAKAVAAAEALGYPVLVRPSYVLGGQGMQICYNSQDVKEFMQIINTVKQEHPVLVDKYLMGRELEVDAICDGEDILIPGIMEHLERAGIHSGDSISVYPTQTIPALIKQKVVEYTYKLSMALNVIGLVNIQFVYFDNELYVIEVNPRSSRTVPYISKVTNVPVVDIATACTIGKKLKDLGYGTGLYPESAYCAVKVPVFSFAKLGGVEVSLGPEMKSTGEVLGIDKSFGQALYKGLLASGIKAPVGGGVLITVNDQDKQEIAPVAEELRKLGFILYATKGTSKTLNENGIPTITVDKIGEGSFDILSTLDSGKISLLINTPSRNRKTEVDGLKIRRRCVELSIPCLTCIDTVNALIYALKINKQNPDLTIVDITQI
- the feoB gene encoding ferrous iron transport protein B, which encodes MALRIAIAGNPNSGKTTLFNALTGSNARVGNWPGVTVEKKEGIYKKKILGQTALLVDLPGIYSTSPYSPEGIIARNYIQNEKPDIVINIVDATNLCRNLYLTTELIEIDTPIVIALNYIDVLEKDNVNFDAMELEKALGVKVVPISAHKKKGLNELMDAAYKTATLRRHAASVLRHSFLGDSIMKISNFLRDLNISSSDYIAVKLLEEDQVLLDSLNINDNAKKTILDIIDNIKKDYEDIEGLVADLRYDFITKNCQCAIKNRKKLKEATKTEKIDKVLTHKVWGLPIFFCIMFLIFFLVFGKFKIAGVTVMMPGALAAYGIEWVVGEIGKLLARFLSFVNASDWAIALVIDGIYGGVGAVFGFLPYILVMYLFISILEATGYMARAAFIMDRAFRKFGLSGKSFVPMLMGFGCSVPAVMGARTLENENERRLTILVTPFMSCGAKLPIWTFLTAAFFEGITATLVIFSIYFLGIAMAVITGVIFLKFVFKKQYTPFVMEMPPYRAPHAKTLLRILLDKFKSFVKRAGTVILISSVIIWFLQSFNFSFTMVANPNDSIMANIGGIFAYIFKPMGFGTWQAAFAILSGFVAKEVVVTTFGTLSGLGDPLENEGLMEQVKAWITSAGIFVSPLAVYCFMVFNLLAPPCFAAIGAISQEVKSKKWTAVILVYQLILAYLISLLIYGLGNLVMLIT
- a CDS encoding ferrous iron transport protein A, producing the protein MTLEQLKIGQRCKVKKILAKGMLKRKLLEMGITPGAEILFRRVAPLGDPIQIFVRGYDLSIRKADAENISVEIID
- a CDS encoding patatin family protein, whose protein sequence is MFNKKLALVLGAGGARGFCHIGVLKVLEEYNIKPDIIVGSSMGALVGGFYAAGFSIDEMIKISNKVNQATVMDFDLLPGKKLGLINGNKIKSILIKHLGDQKIEDLKIKFASIATDLISGESVMITRGELWKAMRASMSIPLVFKPFEYEGRLFVDGSVHYRLPIPQAYKLGADITIAVDAIGPYKKGQKPSGIIKMAEQTFLLMDWENTKRISHLCDLLLTPDMQDRNLFIFKQNDLAIKAGEECARQNIGQILKLLKKRRKKQKRAKKA